From the genome of Nocardioides plantarum, one region includes:
- a CDS encoding ROK family protein, with product MPKTLPAPSAEVVAPAPVLLPVAVPPGGGDLLQLMLDGQPRTRADLIELTGLARSTVAGRIECLLSVGLLLPSGQSRSTGGRPPTRFAFNPRAKLVLAADFGVTHGRAALTDLTATVLAEEVADLDIAAGPEPTLGWLIEAADRLLAQVGRSRADLAGVGIGLPGPVEHQTGRPAKPPIMPGWDGFGVAEWVGNRIGAPVLVDNDVNLMALGEHSVVYPHVEHLVFVKVATGIGAGIISGRRLHRGAQGSAGDLGHVQSPRGGDALCSCGNHGCLEAIASARAIALQLDPDHLGVADASRVVLERLARGDRDAVAAIRRAGRDIGEVLASCVSLMNPSVIVLGGALAGGAPSLLAGVREVIYARSLPLATGELSVVPAQTGEHAGVIGAATMAVQQFLAPHSIDAMLATAV from the coding sequence ATGCCGAAGACCCTCCCCGCCCCCAGCGCGGAGGTCGTCGCCCCGGCGCCGGTGCTCCTGCCGGTGGCCGTGCCGCCGGGCGGAGGCGACCTGCTCCAGCTGATGCTCGACGGGCAGCCCCGCACCCGTGCCGACCTGATCGAGCTCACCGGCCTGGCCCGCTCCACCGTGGCCGGCCGCATCGAGTGCCTCCTCTCGGTGGGCCTCCTGCTCCCCTCGGGCCAGAGCCGCTCCACCGGCGGCCGACCACCGACCCGGTTCGCGTTCAACCCCCGCGCCAAGCTCGTGCTGGCCGCCGACTTCGGCGTCACCCACGGTCGCGCCGCTCTCACCGACCTCACCGCGACCGTGCTCGCCGAGGAGGTCGCCGACCTCGACATCGCCGCCGGACCCGAGCCGACCCTGGGCTGGCTCATCGAGGCCGCCGACCGGCTGCTGGCCCAGGTCGGCCGCAGCCGCGCCGACCTCGCCGGCGTCGGCATCGGCCTGCCGGGCCCCGTCGAGCACCAGACCGGCCGCCCGGCCAAGCCGCCGATCATGCCCGGCTGGGACGGGTTCGGCGTCGCCGAGTGGGTCGGCAACCGCATCGGCGCTCCCGTGCTCGTCGACAACGACGTCAACCTGATGGCCCTGGGCGAGCACTCCGTGGTCTACCCCCACGTCGAGCACCTCGTCTTCGTCAAGGTCGCCACCGGCATCGGCGCCGGCATCATCAGCGGACGCCGCCTGCACCGCGGCGCCCAGGGGTCGGCCGGCGACCTCGGTCACGTGCAGAGCCCCCGCGGCGGCGACGCGCTGTGCAGCTGCGGCAACCACGGCTGCCTCGAGGCCATCGCCAGCGCCCGGGCCATCGCCCTGCAGCTCGACCCCGACCACCTCGGTGTCGCCGACGCGAGCCGGGTCGTCCTGGAGCGGCTGGCACGAGGCGACCGCGACGCCGTGGCCGCCATCCGGCGCGCTGGTCGCGACATCGGCGAGGTCCTCGCCTCGTGCGTGAGCCTGATGAACCCCTCGGTCATCGTCCTGGGCGGCGCCCTGGCCGGTGGCGCACCCAGCCTGCTGGCCGGCGTCCGCGAGGTCATCTACGCCCGGTCCCTCCCGCTGGCCACCGGCGAGCTGAGCGTCGTCCCGGCCCAGACCGGCGAGCACGCCGGCGTCATCGGCGCGGCCACCATGGCCGTGCAGCAGTTCCTGGCGCCGCACTCGATCGACGCCATGCTGGCCACCGCGGTCTAG
- a CDS encoding MMPL family transporter: MLSRLGGWTARRRFWVVAAWAVVTVVGAVLGGSVYDRTDSLDGTRPGLESTQVQQRLDEVDPEGEVVVAVLGGRDFFSTDLVSQASRIMFEIREMDGVAEVTDAYTAGGLIGSDGQSSLVTVELDRGLSEDEALGVADDVATALREVDVPEVLVGGELLSVRAFAEQAIADTVRGELVALGFLCLALLLILGGLRAAALPLAAALAVIATTLLALTALAGLVPVSEYAVNIVTLLGIGLAVDYSLLMVFRFREERAAAPDAALEELLSRTTASAGRAVLVSGLAVATVMVGLYAFADPLLSAMALGGALVVVLATVVGLTLVPALIAVAHRHVPGRDQRTWVRRPRASRQEPGVAKGVREAKGGRGPRGAQKARGAKPPVGAPGVLAVLAGFAQRRPVLVVLAGVGTLLVLAVPALQLQLANSDASALPPGSEERRTAEVVQADFEDAVQPLAVLLDGDPTVAEMRPLLREIKALPGTDEVFIRDDVQGVTLVDVVPRGAEAGPGAQQLVREVRALDGLPRRVGGPAAELVDAKDSTVDRLPLALVLVLLATFVLLLLLTGSVVVPIKAILLNLLTLAATFGVLVAVFQWGWGSDLLGFEPWGAIDLTTPLLLFVFVLGLSMDYEVFLLARIKEEWDRRRDDSREANDRAVLAGITATGPVVTAAALCIAIVFLGFALGELVAVKEIGVGMTVAVLLDVTVVRGLLLPASMTLLGRWNWWRPFVAASPPVPVPVPAVPTPRSRRTSG; encoded by the coding sequence GTGCTTTCCCGACTGGGTGGCTGGACGGCCCGGCGCCGCTTCTGGGTGGTCGCGGCCTGGGCCGTCGTCACGGTGGTCGGGGCGGTCCTCGGCGGCTCGGTCTACGACAGGACCGACTCGCTCGACGGGACCCGCCCGGGGCTGGAGTCGACCCAGGTGCAGCAACGGCTCGACGAGGTCGACCCCGAGGGGGAGGTCGTCGTGGCCGTCCTGGGCGGTCGGGACTTCTTCTCGACCGACCTGGTCAGCCAGGCCAGCCGGATCATGTTCGAGATCCGGGAGATGGACGGCGTCGCCGAGGTGACCGACGCCTACACCGCAGGGGGCCTGATCGGCAGCGACGGCCAGAGCTCGCTGGTCACCGTCGAGCTCGACCGCGGGCTGAGCGAGGACGAGGCCCTCGGCGTCGCCGACGACGTGGCCACGGCGCTGCGCGAGGTCGACGTCCCCGAGGTGCTCGTCGGAGGCGAGCTGCTGTCCGTGCGGGCCTTCGCCGAGCAGGCCATCGCCGACACCGTGCGCGGCGAGCTGGTCGCCCTGGGCTTCTTGTGCCTGGCCCTGCTGCTCATCCTCGGCGGCCTGCGCGCCGCCGCGCTCCCGCTGGCCGCGGCCCTCGCCGTCATCGCGACCACGCTGCTGGCCCTGACCGCACTGGCCGGGCTCGTCCCCGTCAGCGAGTACGCCGTCAACATCGTCACCCTGCTCGGCATCGGCCTCGCCGTCGACTACAGCCTGCTCATGGTCTTCCGGTTCCGCGAGGAGCGCGCCGCCGCACCGGACGCCGCCCTCGAGGAGCTGCTGAGCCGGACGACCGCGTCCGCCGGTCGCGCCGTGCTCGTCTCGGGGCTCGCCGTGGCCACCGTCATGGTCGGGCTCTACGCCTTCGCCGACCCGCTGCTGTCCGCGATGGCCCTCGGCGGGGCGCTGGTCGTGGTGCTGGCCACGGTCGTCGGGCTCACCCTGGTCCCCGCCCTGATCGCGGTCGCCCACCGCCATGTCCCCGGCCGCGACCAGCGCACCTGGGTCCGCCGTCCCCGAGCGTCCCGACAGGAGCCCGGCGTGGCCAAGGGAGTCAGGGAAGCCAAGGGGGGCAGGGGACCCAGGGGAGCCCAGAAGGCCAGGGGAGCCAAGCCACCGGTGGGGGCTCCGGGTGTGCTGGCCGTCCTCGCCGGCTTCGCCCAGCGCCGCCCGGTGCTCGTCGTGCTCGCCGGCGTCGGCACGCTGCTGGTGCTCGCCGTCCCCGCCCTGCAGCTGCAGCTGGCCAACTCCGACGCCTCCGCCCTCCCGCCGGGCAGCGAGGAGCGGCGGACCGCCGAGGTGGTGCAGGCCGACTTCGAGGACGCCGTGCAGCCCCTCGCCGTCCTCCTCGACGGCGACCCGACCGTGGCGGAGATGAGGCCGCTGCTGCGGGAGATCAAGGCGCTTCCCGGCACCGACGAGGTGTTCATCCGCGACGACGTCCAGGGGGTGACCCTGGTCGACGTGGTGCCGCGCGGTGCCGAGGCCGGGCCCGGGGCGCAGCAGCTGGTCCGCGAGGTCCGCGCCCTCGACGGGCTGCCCCGCCGGGTGGGCGGGCCCGCCGCCGAGCTGGTCGACGCCAAGGACTCCACCGTCGACCGGCTGCCGCTCGCGCTGGTCCTGGTCCTGCTCGCGACGTTCGTCCTGCTGCTGCTGCTCACCGGGTCCGTCGTGGTGCCGATCAAGGCGATCCTGCTCAACCTGCTGACGCTGGCGGCCACCTTCGGGGTGCTGGTCGCGGTCTTCCAGTGGGGGTGGGGCTCGGACCTCCTGGGCTTCGAGCCGTGGGGTGCCATCGACCTGACCACGCCCCTGCTGCTGTTCGTCTTCGTGCTGGGCCTCTCGATGGACTACGAGGTCTTCCTCCTCGCACGCATCAAGGAGGAGTGGGACCGGCGGCGTGACGACAGCCGCGAGGCCAACGACCGGGCCGTGCTGGCCGGGATCACCGCCACCGGCCCGGTGGTCACCGCGGCCGCCCTGTGCATCGCGATCGTCTTCCTGGGCTTCGCGCTGGGCGAGCTGGTGGCGGTCAAGGAGATCGGGGTGGGCATGACCGTCGCCGTCCTGCTCGACGTCACCGTGGTCCGCGGCCTGTTGCTGCCGGCCTCGATGACCCTGCTCGGGCGGTGGAACTGGTGGCGGCCGTTCGTCGCGGCGTCCCCGCCGGTGCCGGTGCCGGTGCCGGCCGTACCCACGCCGCGGAGCCGCCGTACGAGCGGGTAA
- a CDS encoding family 16 glycoside hydrolase — translation MSPTHHHRPARRGARALLAGGLAGALGLGVMAAVGAAPASAAVPAGDEPGVTMRVYQVAYNLQKLCTLKSAQTPNVDVIKPTINWSSDADFGAQTFPDKFLTQAIASITVPTDGSYQFQLVSDDGSRLSIDDKVVVDHDGLHGNENPKSGSVTLTAGTHALFAEHFEAGGGQQLTVNWKKPGDSSFTLVPNSVLSTPKLDSARVTSPGNKECEGAQDSPGDGLQLDGVNPAYQVVNLRPAGFNPKVTGMAWDGDDLILSTWGGTGDPVNQTSEGKLYRLTGVKTATSPAGVTVKELVGKLREPQGVAVVDVDENGTPEYYVSEKGQLSKFVDTDGNGLLDEPKSALWTVPTSGNFHEFAFGLLHKGNKFLLNLSVSIDYGGATTNPQQAPLVDGKQFRGTSLSIDDTTGAATIVAGGLRTPNGIGFGPDGGTFVTDNQGGWLPANKLVEIKQDRFFNHMTTPAGVFQSKPVTQPVLWMPQNEIANSPSTPVLLNSGPFAGQMMIGDVTYGGLQRAFLEKVDGEYQGALFRGTQGLEAGVNEVLLGDDGTIITGGIGGGGNWEQAGKLTYGLQKLVPTGNTPFEMKSMELVDGKFKITYTEPVAPATLTDLAKKYVVNQWGYRPTAAYGGPKINEETLTVTSATPSADGTSVTLEIDGLKPNRVVHVRSPRPFASADGDSLFSTEVWYTLNALPGYVAPPAPPATQGLYELEGQQLEGSAKVDTEHAGYSGDGYVAGIDNAGAGVTSTLVIDEAGEYDVALRYANGPNPFQGPKTLSMVVNGEEQELTLPSTGTWKTWGTYRFKLDLVEGQNSVVLRYDADDDGNVNLDFLKVAPVDGTVYEAEDGVLDNGAKADTEHAGYTGSGYMGGTWNEGASTTMTVHAAEAGDHPATIRFANGPNPQPNQTKNMTVQVGDQVQRVAFPPGGSWKTWLTKDVTLPLELGDNTVTIKYAAGDEGNVNIDNLAVRMPGSLDCGSDPVAADDAFDGAELDRCRWNVINEVRAGYRVADGKLEINARPGDLSGGTTSAENLVLQKTPQADTTWTAETTVAVDGTDDYIQSGLVAYANGQNYGKLVVMNHPQNGWVVELGKITGGALGYSPTQKLPVGSNVTGVRLKLISDGEALRGQYSVDGGTTWVNVGEQPDGSSFGLEGISNPMLGLAAYNGTGDEVATFDDFTVGEPPALPDPLEDCEPVKPEAGYQPLFDGTRASLEGWHHVGGGRFAGQKDCSIKSVGDFGLMVHDDPIDYAYSLKLDWKKPGDDNSGIFVGFPEPGNSTQIPIDQGHEIQIDSTDVDSKTTGAIYNFQSADLVARDAALKPDGEWNAYEIKVEGQRIRVYLNGALVNDFTDTDPNRMNLPSYIGLQTHGNGDDVFFRNVRIKNLDAPDPEPVASTVTATASPTSVTVGSKTKVTVTVKATGATPTGKVTVRDGYTKVIGTGTLSNGKVTVTTAALTVVGTRTLRVSYEGDEAVASGTGTVKVVVKAKPKPVLTIRPAVVDANSTRATGWVKVTCAPAGVRCVGTVKLTRGGLSLGSVKVSMAGGKSSTLKVVLNSRARTLLAKNTKVAAVLSVKLDGAASKNTTVTLTR, via the coding sequence GTGTCACCCACCCATCACCACCGCCCGGCGCGGCGCGGAGCTCGGGCGCTCCTCGCCGGCGGGCTCGCCGGGGCCCTCGGCCTCGGCGTCATGGCCGCGGTCGGCGCCGCACCCGCCTCGGCCGCAGTACCCGCCGGCGACGAGCCCGGCGTCACCATGCGCGTCTACCAGGTGGCCTACAACCTGCAGAAGCTCTGCACGCTCAAGTCGGCCCAGACGCCCAACGTCGACGTCATCAAGCCGACCATCAACTGGTCGAGCGACGCCGACTTCGGCGCGCAGACGTTCCCCGACAAGTTCCTCACCCAGGCGATCGCCAGCATCACGGTGCCGACGGACGGCAGCTACCAGTTCCAGCTCGTCAGCGACGACGGCTCGCGCCTGTCGATCGACGACAAGGTGGTCGTCGACCACGACGGCCTGCACGGCAACGAGAACCCCAAGTCCGGCAGCGTCACGCTGACCGCCGGCACCCACGCACTCTTCGCGGAGCACTTCGAGGCCGGCGGCGGCCAGCAGCTCACCGTGAACTGGAAGAAGCCGGGCGACTCGAGCTTCACGCTCGTCCCCAACTCCGTCCTGTCCACCCCCAAGCTCGACTCGGCCCGGGTGACCTCCCCCGGCAACAAGGAGTGCGAGGGCGCCCAGGACTCGCCTGGCGACGGCCTCCAGCTCGACGGCGTCAACCCGGCCTACCAGGTCGTCAACCTGCGTCCCGCGGGCTTCAACCCCAAGGTCACCGGCATGGCCTGGGACGGCGACGACCTCATCCTGTCCACCTGGGGCGGCACCGGTGACCCGGTCAACCAGACCTCCGAGGGCAAGCTCTACCGCCTGACCGGCGTCAAGACCGCCACCAGCCCCGCCGGCGTGACCGTCAAGGAGCTCGTCGGCAAGCTGCGCGAGCCCCAGGGTGTCGCGGTCGTCGACGTCGACGAGAACGGCACGCCCGAGTACTACGTCTCCGAGAAGGGCCAGCTCAGCAAGTTCGTCGACACCGACGGCAACGGCCTGCTCGACGAGCCCAAGTCGGCGCTGTGGACCGTGCCCACCAGCGGCAACTTCCACGAGTTCGCCTTCGGCCTGCTCCACAAGGGCAACAAGTTCCTGCTCAACCTGTCGGTGTCCATCGACTACGGCGGCGCCACCACCAACCCGCAGCAGGCGCCGCTGGTCGACGGCAAGCAGTTCCGCGGCACCAGCCTGTCCATCGACGACACCACCGGCGCGGCGACCATCGTCGCCGGCGGCCTGCGGACCCCCAACGGCATCGGCTTCGGCCCCGACGGTGGCACCTTCGTCACCGACAACCAGGGTGGGTGGCTGCCGGCCAACAAGCTGGTCGAGATCAAGCAGGACCGCTTCTTCAACCACATGACCACCCCGGCCGGCGTGTTCCAGAGCAAGCCGGTCACCCAGCCGGTGCTGTGGATGCCGCAGAACGAGATCGCCAACTCGCCCAGCACCCCGGTGCTGCTCAACTCGGGTCCGTTCGCCGGACAGATGATGATCGGCGACGTCACCTACGGCGGCCTGCAGCGCGCCTTCCTCGAGAAGGTCGACGGTGAGTACCAGGGTGCGCTCTTCCGTGGCACCCAGGGCCTCGAGGCCGGCGTCAACGAGGTCCTCCTCGGTGACGACGGCACGATCATCACCGGCGGCATCGGCGGCGGCGGCAACTGGGAGCAGGCCGGCAAGCTGACCTACGGGCTGCAGAAGCTCGTCCCGACGGGCAACACGCCGTTCGAGATGAAGTCGATGGAGCTCGTCGACGGCAAGTTCAAGATCACCTACACCGAGCCGGTCGCCCCGGCCACCCTGACCGACCTGGCGAAGAAGTACGTCGTCAACCAGTGGGGCTACCGCCCCACCGCGGCCTACGGCGGCCCGAAGATCAACGAGGAGACGCTCACCGTCACCTCGGCCACCCCCTCGGCCGACGGCACGTCGGTCACCCTGGAGATCGACGGCCTCAAGCCCAATCGCGTCGTGCACGTGCGCTCCCCGCGCCCGTTCGCGTCGGCCGACGGTGACTCCCTCTTCAGCACCGAGGTCTGGTACACCCTCAACGCCCTCCCGGGCTACGTCGCGCCGCCGGCTCCGCCGGCGACCCAGGGGCTCTACGAGCTCGAGGGCCAGCAGCTCGAGGGCTCGGCCAAGGTCGACACCGAGCACGCCGGCTACAGCGGCGACGGCTACGTCGCCGGCATCGACAACGCCGGCGCGGGCGTCACCTCCACCCTGGTGATCGACGAGGCCGGCGAGTACGACGTGGCCCTGCGCTACGCCAACGGCCCCAACCCGTTCCAGGGACCCAAGACCCTCTCGATGGTCGTCAACGGTGAGGAGCAGGAGCTCACCCTGCCCTCGACGGGCACCTGGAAGACCTGGGGCACCTACCGCTTCAAGCTCGACCTCGTCGAGGGACAGAACTCCGTCGTCCTTCGCTACGACGCCGACGACGACGGCAACGTCAACCTCGACTTCCTCAAGGTGGCACCGGTCGACGGCACCGTCTACGAGGCCGAGGACGGGGTGCTCGACAACGGCGCCAAGGCCGACACCGAGCACGCCGGCTACACCGGCAGCGGCTACATGGGCGGTACCTGGAACGAGGGGGCGAGCACCACGATGACGGTGCACGCTGCCGAGGCCGGCGACCACCCGGCGACCATCCGGTTCGCCAACGGACCCAACCCGCAGCCCAACCAGACCAAGAACATGACGGTCCAGGTCGGTGACCAGGTGCAGCGGGTCGCGTTCCCGCCGGGCGGCAGCTGGAAGACCTGGCTGACCAAGGACGTCACGCTCCCGCTGGAGCTGGGCGACAACACCGTCACCATCAAGTACGCCGCCGGCGACGAGGGCAACGTCAACATCGACAACCTCGCCGTCCGGATGCCCGGGTCCCTCGACTGTGGCAGCGACCCGGTCGCGGCCGACGACGCCTTCGACGGCGCCGAGCTCGACCGGTGCCGCTGGAACGTCATCAACGAGGTCCGCGCCGGCTACCGCGTCGCCGACGGCAAGCTCGAGATCAACGCGCGTCCCGGTGACCTCAGCGGTGGCACCACCTCCGCCGAGAACCTCGTCCTGCAGAAGACCCCGCAGGCCGACACCACCTGGACCGCCGAGACCACGGTCGCCGTCGACGGCACCGACGACTACATCCAGTCCGGTCTCGTCGCCTACGCCAACGGCCAGAACTACGGCAAGCTCGTCGTGATGAACCACCCCCAGAACGGGTGGGTCGTCGAGCTCGGCAAGATCACGGGCGGCGCGCTCGGCTACAGCCCGACGCAGAAGCTGCCGGTCGGCTCCAACGTGACCGGGGTCCGGCTCAAGCTGATCTCCGACGGCGAGGCGCTGCGTGGTCAGTACTCCGTCGACGGCGGGACCACGTGGGTCAACGTCGGCGAGCAGCCCGACGGCAGCAGCTTCGGCCTGGAGGGCATCTCCAACCCGATGCTCGGCCTGGCGGCCTACAACGGCACCGGTGACGAGGTCGCCACGTTCGACGACTTCACCGTCGGCGAGCCGCCGGCCCTGCCCGACCCGCTGGAGGACTGCGAGCCCGTCAAGCCCGAGGCCGGCTACCAGCCGCTGTTCGACGGCACCCGGGCGAGCCTTGAGGGCTGGCACCACGTGGGCGGCGGACGCTTCGCCGGCCAGAAGGACTGCTCCATCAAGTCCGTGGGCGACTTCGGCCTGATGGTGCACGACGACCCGATCGACTACGCCTACTCGCTCAAGCTCGACTGGAAGAAGCCCGGCGACGACAACTCCGGCATCTTCGTGGGCTTCCCCGAGCCGGGGAACTCCACGCAGATCCCGATCGACCAGGGGCACGAGATCCAGATCGACTCCACCGACGTGGACTCCAAGACCACCGGAGCGATCTACAACTTCCAGTCGGCCGACCTCGTAGCCCGCGACGCCGCCCTCAAGCCCGACGGCGAGTGGAACGCCTACGAGATCAAGGTCGAGGGCCAGCGCATCCGCGTCTACCTCAACGGCGCCCTGGTCAACGACTTCACCGACACCGACCCCAACCGGATGAACCTGCCGTCCTACATCGGGCTGCAGACGCACGGCAACGGTGACGACGTGTTCTTCCGCAACGTGCGCATCAAGAACCTGGATGCGCCGGACCCGGAGCCGGTGGCGTCCACCGTCACCGCGACGGCGTCGCCCACCTCGGTGACGGTCGGCAGCAAGACCAAGGTCACCGTCACGGTCAAGGCCACCGGCGCCACGCCGACCGGCAAGGTCACCGTCCGTGACGGCTACACCAAGGTCATCGGCACCGGCACCCTGAGCAACGGCAAGGTCACCGTCACGACGGCCGCCCTGACCGTCGTCGGCACACGCACCCTCCGGGTGAGCTACGAGGGTGACGAGGCGGTCGCCTCGGGCACCGGCACGGTCAAGGTCGTCGTCAAGGCCAAGCCCAAGCCGGTCCTGACGATCCGTCCGGCCGTGGTCGACGCCAACAGCACCCGCGCCACCGGCTGGGTCAAGGTCACCTGCGCACCGGCGGGGGTCCGCTGCGTCGGCACCGTCAAGCTCACGCGCGGCGGCCTGAGCCTGGGCTCCGTCAAGGTGTCGATGGCCGGCGGCAAGAGCTCCACGCTCAAGGTGGTGCTCAACTCGCGGGCCCGCACGCTGCTGGCCAAGAACACCAAGGTGGCGGCCGTGCTGTCGGTCAAGCTCGACGGCGCTGCCAGCAAGAACACCACGGTCACGCTCACGCGCTGA